The Setaria viridis chromosome 9, Setaria_viridis_v4.0, whole genome shotgun sequence sequence GGTATCGCATCACGTTTCGTCATGATGAAACTCAAGACGCATTCCTGCTCTTGCCTCACCAATACCACCTGAGGCACCTATCATCTGGTCTCAAATACTACACGACGTCTAATTTAGTTACACTGCATTTTTAACCAATTAATTTATCCTAAACATCGTATAATTCATGGACGGAGTAGCACTATCAATTAAATGGGTCGGTGTAACTATTATGAATGCCAAATTAGCACACCTATTATCAGCCACACTACCCGCTGGTAAACACCGTGCATCGGGAGTGATACTAGCTCAAAATTTACCCTCTGGTAAACCTTATTAGGCTGCTTGGGACAATTTTCCGTACGAGCTTTTAGCATAATGAACTCCCTTCATTCTCCTGTGCTAGAATAATCTTCAGGTTACTGGGTGCCCATTGTTTACCGATCCCAAAGAAGATCTCGGGGGGGCGTGGGTCCCGCGTGATCCCCACGCGAACGCGCAACTGCTACTACTAGTAGGCGCGCTGTACGACCAGTTCGACACGGCTCCTCCCGTTCCCGGCGCCGCTCCGCTACGCGTACACGGGACGGCGACGATGAGAGTACTAGGCGGGCGGGGGGAGTAGGAGCAGCGAGTGGTGGCGTCGTAGGCTGGTCCATCCCCATCACACAGCGGGCGCCATCTGCCATCAATGCGGCCCTCCCCGGCCTACCCCGCTCGCATTCATTGCCCATCTTGTCCTCATGCCTTGCCTTTCCAACACCTTAATTAATGGCGCGCCCATACGTGCCCCCCGATGCCTCCAAACCCCGACCCGACCCGACCCGACCCTTTATCattcccctctcctcctcctcacccctgCCCTGCTCGCCTCGCCGCCACACCACACCCTCCCTCCTCCAGAAGTAGAGGCAGAgcatccttcctcctccctcccctgctcTCGTTCCaccctgctcctcctcgtcgtctctGCTGTTCACTTGCTCGTCTGAGCTGGGGTAGCTCCGTGTCCGTGGTGTTCAACAACAGCTGCGACGGCGTGATCGGTCGAGAGGCCTTGCCTTTTGCCCCCTGCTGCATGCTGCGGTAGCaggaaggaacaagaagaggagagaagatggcggccgagGCGGTGGGGTTCATGGCGCGGGGAGCcaacggcggccggccggcggagcTCGTCACCAGGGACTTCCTCGGCGGGTGCGCCGCCGCGGACGACGCCAGGGACGCCACCGCCGCGAGGCATGATGCAGTGGTAAGCTCCCCTGTTCTTCCTCGTTCCCCGTCCGTGCTCTCGGCGTCTTTTGCCTTTGGATGGCTCCGTTTGCGCAGATTGCCTTCTTTTGGCGTCGATTATGTGAGGAGCAAGCAAGAAATTTGAGCGAAAGGCAGCTGATCGGCTCTGGGTTTCTTGTGGCAAATTTCGTTGAAAGAGACCACTTGGACACGGAATAAAAATCCTATTTTTTCGCTTCTTTTGGTTCATGGTTTCCGATCGGAAGAGGTAGCGTGGAAAAGTCTAGTCCAAGGCCTTCGACACGCTTGCTTATCAGGATAAAGTTCCAAGTTCGATTTTAAAACTCGCTTGTTGTACAAGTCCAAATTGTTTGCCCCGTTGTGATTGGAGCCTGAATTTTACATGGAACAGTTGCTCCAATAGAATCTTAGAAAGCCCCCACTAAATTCTGCTCAATAACAAATGCTGACTACTGACATCAAACGAGAAGAATTCACAATCTATGTTTCCCGAAACACATGTTGCACTTGAAAACTTATATCTGTACTTGCACATGTTGCACTTTTATGTTCATTATTTTGCAGGAGTCGTTTAGAATAAGTACTAGCATCACTAGGTGCATTAGCTTAAGATTTGCATGCAACCATTTTATTTGTGCCTGCTGAGAATCAGTGGCGAACGTGCAGCTAAAGCTAACCTCTTGTCTCCCCGCGTGCAGCCCGGGAAGCTGTCCCTGCCGAAGCACGCGTGCCCGTCCACACCGAGGGACCTGAACCTGTTcccggtggccgcggcggccacgaAGCCCTGCGCCgtgacgacggcgccggcgcccgccccggccccctcctccgccgcctgcggcggcgccaccacgaCGTACCACAGCGTGTGCACGATCGAGAAGGTGAAGACGGCCCTGGAGCGGTTCGAGCGCGGgaggcaccagcaccagcatccgcagcagcagcagcacagcggcgccggcgcgtccccgtcgtcgtcgtcggtgacGACGTCCTCCGTGaagcgccggggcggcggcggcgatagcagcggcggcgccgtggagcAGGGCGACGGCTGCGACTccccgtccggcggcggcggcggcgggatggtggcggcggcgtgccccAGGTGCTTCCTGTACGTGCTCATCTCCCGGAGCGACCCGCGGTGCCCCCGGTGCGAGTCCCACgtgccagcgccggcggcgcccgccgcgAGCAAGAAGCCGCGGATCGACCTCAACGTCGGCTTCCTCGGCACCTAGCCCCCGTAGCCCTTACATAGGTCGATGATCGGACGCCATCCTCCTACGAAGTACGTCGTAAAGTTAGCCTCGGTGTTAATCGACCCGTATAATGCCGCGATGATCCAAGGACCTGGTGGTGGGGTACAGCTAGTACAGGGGAGGCGCCTCTTTTTTGGCTCCCAGTCCGTTTCTTCTCCCGGAAATGCATCCGCGCCCCCCCTCCCGATTCTGTTTTAGGGAATTTATGGCCGATAGAACATGAATGGTGATACTCCTGTTCCTGTAGAAGCAATCAATCCTACCACAATTGATCAGAGCTACTCCTGCTGCTTGTTGCAATTTGCGAGTTTGAAGGGTTGGCGTCGCCGTCCGATCCACGGGCGCGCGCATTGATTGCGCAGGCACCGCGTAGCcgtgtcgtcggctcgtcggtcGCGGCAGCGGGGCGCAATGATATGGTCGGTGCTCGGCTTTGCTGCCGCCTTTTAATGCCGGACGGGGAGTTGACGCCGCGgccgcagctgcagccgccTTGCCCTTGATGAGAGGGCTCGTCATCGTCGGAGGCTACGATCCGACCTTGTGAGCGGCGTGAATGCGATCCGTTCTCAGCTTGAGCAGCTGTTAATTGCGCAGCAGCGTGCGCAGGCTGCACGCGTGAACCAAATCAGCACGAAACGTACTGGAGTTACCGTTTGCTCGCGCCGTACGGCCCGGCCCGGGCATATCCCCCCGTGCTTGCCATCAATGTACCTGCGGCCTCGCTTGATTGCGCCATCTTTACGGCGTTCGTGCGCCCGGCTCGGTTCTGGTTCATACCTGAACGCACGCACTCAGCGTCCCGGGACGGAGATGGTCGTGTTTGCCTGCGTAGCTGCAGGTTTGGCTTGGTTGGGAACTGGCACAGGCGTTTTCAGCTCCAGGCGCCCAGGCTGATGGGATCCATGGTCTGGGCGTAAAACGTTTGCCGAAATGCGTGCACGAGACTTTGCGACGTGACGTGAGTTTGCCGCGACAACATACTCGTATTATTCCACCATCGTGCCGCAAGATTCATCCTTTGGTCCCCCCGGGCGCTTTTAAGGCTTTTAGGCGCTGGCCCGATTCGCGCGTGAGTTGTTGGCGGCCCAAATTGCTGCAGCCGCCACCGGGATTCGCCACACGGCCAGACGCATGCGCGCGGGCCTAGCAGCAAAAGGCCGTGCAGCAGAAGGCCAGCCCAATTATGTTACAAATGCGACCGTACGGGAACCGTTTCGAATCGACTGGGGTTCGAATCAGAGGTGGTACGTAACAGAATTTCAAATAGGTTTATCATATCCATGTTATCTTGAAGCCTACCTAGATAATGCAATTCGATACAAGGCCCAGGGGAATTTATGTTGGCACAAGCACAACCATTGTGTTTGAACAATCGATTTGTCTGCATCGATCTCTAGGGACTCGCTGTTCAGTTTCCGCGCAAAGTAACACCGGGGCCGTCGGAAGAACGAGGTTATTACAACTGATCGAAGGAAGGACGAAGAATCTAAACAGAGGCTACAACTTGTTGAAGAGGATGCAGCACGTGAGGTTCAACTACTGGGTCAAAAAGGGATGCCACAAACGACGGCGGAGCGCGAGGTTGATGGCTGCCGCTGGCCCAAGGTTGGGAAAACATTCCTCTTCTGGCTAATCTTTCTCCAAGCGAGTATACCAACTTGCACTGGATGGAAAAGTCTATTGACTTGAAAAACGTTTCACCTTTTTCGTATTAGTAGTTGAAGACCTTGTGCCACTGTAATGAGCCAAGACTTTGCAACAATGAAGAAAAGGACAGATCTGTATGTGGGATTCACGGCAACCGGATCCATCATCCTAGAATCACAGTGGCCGGGGAGGCCTGGAAATGTGATTTGAATTTCCTGGGACACTGATTCCTGCAAAGTGGGTGCAATGCTTCCGAAAACGAAGAGAGATTTTCTACAAAGGAAGCTCTAAATTTCTTTTTCTGAGAAATGGTTTGATGGTCATATATACGGATTGATAGGTAATACCACACGGGGAGAGATGACGCAGCTAGCAACAGAGATAGGGGTCTCAACTCTCAACAGATGTTTGTTGttgaaactaaaaaaaatgatatttgtTTGTTACTGCTAATATAAGTAGCACGTGGGTAAGGTAAGGCCCTCTCAACGGGCAGCACTACAGTCTCGGAGATTTCAAAAGTATCTCTAGCATGGTAGCAGCCGGAGGAGACCTGCAGCGTCAACACTCAACAGGCTGATGCCACCGTAGAAATTCATATCCCAGCAACGAAGCAAGGTCGAATgaaaatagtaaaaaaaattgtattcaCAGGAAAGAAGCAGCATCATTGAAACGAGCGTGCCGTCCACAATAAGTTAATTAATTAACACCTGGGCAAAGAATTCTAAAGTATGTTGAACCAAACTCTATCTCGCTTGATAGAAAAACCAAGGTTGAGGCTATCTTGTTTCTGAAAAGGTAGAGAATTCTAGAAGTATAGGCTTCCTACTTCCAAGTAACGGTGCAGAGCATTTCAGTAACAGATAGCAGAAAGCTCTGAAAACGACCTGATTTGTTATCGGCAAAATGGACCAAATCCGAGTACTCCACGAAACAGAGAGTCACACAGTCTTTCTATATGTCTCGTATGCCTAGTTGATCTAGGTTTATACAATTCACTGTGACTGATAAAAAAGAATTGGTATTTGCTCAATGATATGTGCGCTGCCACTTCTAAACTTGAATCTGCACTTTAGACATTTGATTTCTACTCATTGATTAATTTGTTTGATGGCACTCAATTCTCCTGGGTGTTCTAACTAAAAAACAACAGTATTACCGTAACGAGAATAAAGTGGCGTATCAACGTTTGAAAATAAGCGCGAgcctttcaaacaaaaaaaaaacacatctgTAAGCCATCATCGTATATTCATCAAAGAATTTGATCGATCTAGCAAAAGTACAAACTAATCATCTATCTGGGCACAGATAAAATAAGTCAATGTACAGTACAGGGTACAGCTAGCTCGCCGGCCGCAAGGGGCGGGGATCCCCAGCGTTTTCAGGCCGAGCTGGTCCCTCATCTATCTGTGCATGGCGCCGTCGAGGACCCGGCGGAAGTGCCCCGCGTCGCAGGGCACCCGCAGCACGCCCGGCTGGCCGTAGCCGTACCGCTGCGCCgccatgtccagcagctccgcGACCGAAGGGTCGCTGAGCAGCCTCACCGGCACCAGCACGCGCTCGCcttccccctcgccgccggcgaccatgGGGACGTGCCCCCTGGGgaccttctcctcctcgtcggcgccggcaccggcacccCGGGCGGgcgactcgccgccgccgctcatccTCTTCCACACCATGGTgctgcagagagagagagagagagagagagagagagagagagagagagagctccgTGCGAGTGGTTCAGTGCGATCCGTTCATGGGCACACTGGGTCGTCGGCTGCGGAGAATAGCGAGAGGTGGCGGGATTTATATAGGGGGAGCAGGCGTGTCTGCGTGAGTGACACGACGAGGGAACGGAGGTGGAGTTCGCGCCCGTCCACGTGCGGTCTCTGTCCAGATTGGATGGTTTTGGCGGGCGCGGGAAGACTATGGTTTGAGCAAGTGCGAGGAGCCGGGGTGACGCCTCGCACCTTCCCGGCACAATCCTTGGAGACTAGGTGCCCAACTTCCAGCCACGGATTACATCCTTCTTCCATGGAAAAAGTTGCATACACACCAAGATATATCGAACTCAGCGTGTATGGAATCTGGATCGATCGAATCAAAAAACGTGCCGGTGAATTACGGCCAGAGGCACGTACTGCACGCGCCGCCCCAGGACAAGTCATAAGAACCGTACGTGTGCTGTGTTCATGTGTTGCCCGTGATCGCGCTATGGATCGGAGCTGTGTGGATTTCGAGTTTCTAgagtttttttttggagaaagaGGTTCTAGAGATTTGATCATGTGAGCGTGAGACCTGTGGAGGTTTTTGAAGCATGATGAGATGACCAAATATGGCATGGCAATTTAAGCATGTTGAACACGTGATGCACGGGAGGAACGTGCTCGGTTTAGTTATCCGAGCGACTTTTGTAAATCGGTTATACCAGCATAACTGATGTTTTTGGAAAAGTTAATTTGGGTCAAGTTCTTTTTAGGGCAATTTGGGTCAAGTTCCAAGTCTATAAAAGGTACATGTTTAGCTCATGGAAAGGCGCTAGTCTGTTTTTCCCCCTTCATAGCCGGTGCCTGGTGGTCATGTAAAGGCAAAATGAAGGGAAAGCAGCTATCGGCTTGTCATTGAATATTATTCACTGCTaatctctccgttccaaattataaattgtTTTAGCATTTATAGAtttatagattttactatgcacctagatagaTACTATGTCTAGGTATGTCTAGGtacatagtaaaatttatgaatAATTTACGACGGATGAAGTAAGTAACAGAACACGTTCATTTTTGACGCAGCATTATACATAACGCTTTCAAAAATACAACAATCAACTAAGTGAGGGCAAGAGTGTACGAATACGATGCTGTTATAATTAAGAAAACCATGCTTCTTTATCCAAATGTGTACATCAAAGTCCTAGCGGCAA is a genomic window containing:
- the LOC117835098 gene encoding uncharacterized protein — translated: MAAEAVGFMARGANGGRPAELVTRDFLGGCAAADDARDATAARHDAVPGKLSLPKHACPSTPRDLNLFPVAAAATKPCAVTTAPAPAPAPSSAACGGATTTYHSVCTIEKVKTALERFERGRHQHQHPQQQQHSGAGASPSSSSVTTSSVKRRGGGGDSSGGAVEQGDGCDSPSGGGGGGMVAAACPRCFLYVLISRSDPRCPRCESHVPAPAAPAASKKPRIDLNVGFLGT
- the LOC117840696 gene encoding auxin-responsive protein SAUR71, with product MVWKRMSGGGESPARGAGAGADEEEKVPRGHVPMVAGGEGEGERVLVPVRLLSDPSVAELLDMAAQRYGYGQPGVLRVPCDAGHFRRVLDGAMHR